A region of Clostridium acetobutylicum ATCC 824 DNA encodes the following proteins:
- a CDS encoding phage holin family protein, which translates to MLGVIVACMQDMSSYMFGQWDTPLMVLIFFMVIDYLGDIVNAAVEKSLDFKKSYMGIAKIVSVLVVIIVSVLMDRLVNKGTWFFRTFTCYFYVANEGINILENCSKLGLPMPEKLMKTLEDLKNR; encoded by the coding sequence ATGTTAGGTGTTATAGTTGCGTGCATGCAAGATATGTCCAGCTACATGTTTGGTCAGTGGGATACCCCTTTAATGGTTCTAATATTTTTTATGGTAATAGATTATTTAGGGGATATAGTAAATGCAGCCGTAGAAAAGAGTTTGGATTTCAAAAAAAGTTACATGGGTATTGCAAAAATAGTATCTGTATTAGTGGTTATTATAGTATCTGTTCTAATGGATAGACTTGTTAACAAAGGAACATGGTTTTTTAGAACATTTACATGTTATTTTTACGTAGCAAATGAAGGCATAAATATTTTAGAAAACTGCAGTAAATTAGGGCTTCCTATGCCGGAAAAACTTATGAAAACTTTAGAGGATCTAAAAAATAGATGA
- a CDS encoding helix-turn-helix domain-containing protein has product MELMELLKNDRINKGMTQEEYARILNITRGTLSHLEKGRSPSAETAKKISNYFNRPISELIGHKKIKKLSELETTNMLINSLIKKKEITKEQISDEAKKLIWASLELEIKLKLEMKERI; this is encoded by the coding sequence ATGGAGTTAATGGAGTTACTAAAAAATGATCGAATTAACAAGGGAATGACACAAGAAGAGTATGCTAGAATATTAAATATAACTAGAGGAACTTTATCTCACCTTGAAAAAGGAAGATCACCGAGTGCAGAAACAGCAAAAAAAATTTCTAACTATTTCAATAGACCTATTTCAGAACTTATAGGACATAAAAAAATAAAAAAGCTTTCAGAACTAGAAACAACGAATATGCTTATAAATTCTTTGATTAAAAAAAAGGAAATTACAAAAGAACAAATAAGCGATGAGGCCAAAAAACTCATATGGGCGTCTTTAGAATTGGAAATAAAATTAAAACTTGAGATGAAAGAGAGGATTTAG